One Pseudonocardia sediminis DNA window includes the following coding sequences:
- a CDS encoding SDR family NAD(P)-dependent oxidoreductase, giving the protein MTATEPSTRPAASPLSGIDPEDLQTCLRVLAQVDTLPTEHPDAVAVRRATAGIWKSLKLRRRADKRREIVENDAAVTAATATGATGRIDDETAGIPLVSTAPGATAGVLRVARGCYVCKQRFTVVDAFYHQLCPSCAATNHRHRDARTDLTGRRALLTGGRAKIGMYIALRLLRDGAHTTITTRFPRDAARRFASLPDSADWLHRLRILGVDLRDPGQVVALAEDVAAQGPLDILVNNAAQTVRRSPGSYSALDEAERAPLPSGPLPEMVTFSAAARLHPAALTGVLDAADAADLASLATTARSASPERIAAGTAVDAGGLLPDTAVANSWVDHVEHVDPLELLEVQLCNQTAPFILISRLRTAMAASTARRKYVVNVSAMEGVFGRGYKGPGHPHTNMSKAALNMLTRTSSQEMFDADAILMTAVDTGWITDERPHAMKLRLAQEGFHAPLDLSDGAARVYHPIVAGEAGEDLHGVFLKDYVPGSW; this is encoded by the coding sequence GTGACCGCCACCGAGCCGTCGACCCGGCCCGCCGCGAGCCCGCTCTCCGGGATCGACCCCGAGGACCTGCAGACCTGCCTACGCGTGCTGGCCCAGGTGGACACGCTGCCGACCGAGCACCCGGACGCGGTCGCGGTGCGCCGGGCCACGGCCGGGATCTGGAAGTCGCTCAAGCTGCGCCGCCGCGCCGACAAGCGCCGCGAGATCGTCGAGAACGACGCCGCCGTCACCGCGGCGACGGCGACCGGGGCGACCGGCCGGATCGACGACGAGACCGCCGGGATCCCCCTGGTGTCGACCGCGCCCGGCGCGACCGCCGGGGTCCTGCGCGTCGCCCGCGGCTGCTACGTCTGCAAGCAGCGCTTCACCGTCGTCGACGCGTTCTACCACCAGCTCTGCCCGAGCTGCGCCGCGACGAACCACCGCCACCGCGACGCCCGCACCGACCTGACCGGCAGGCGCGCGCTGCTCACCGGCGGCCGCGCCAAGATCGGCATGTACATCGCGCTGCGGCTGCTGCGCGACGGCGCGCACACCACGATCACCACCCGCTTCCCGCGCGACGCGGCACGCCGGTTCGCGTCCCTGCCGGACAGCGCCGACTGGCTGCACCGCCTGCGCATCCTCGGGGTGGACCTGCGCGACCCCGGGCAGGTGGTGGCGCTCGCCGAGGACGTCGCGGCGCAGGGGCCGCTGGACATCCTGGTCAACAACGCCGCCCAGACCGTGCGCCGCTCCCCCGGCTCGTACTCCGCCCTCGACGAGGCCGAGCGGGCTCCACTGCCGTCCGGGCCGCTGCCGGAGATGGTCACGTTCTCCGCCGCTGCGCGCCTGCACCCGGCGGCGCTGACCGGGGTGCTGGACGCCGCCGACGCGGCCGACCTCGCGTCGCTGGCCACGACGGCCCGGAGCGCGTCGCCGGAGCGGATCGCCGCGGGCACCGCCGTCGACGCGGGCGGGCTGCTGCCCGACACCGCCGTCGCGAACAGCTGGGTCGACCACGTCGAGCACGTGGACCCGCTCGAGCTGCTCGAGGTGCAGCTGTGCAACCAGACGGCGCCGTTCATCCTGATCAGCCGCCTGCGCACGGCGATGGCGGCGTCGACGGCGCGGCGCAAGTACGTGGTGAACGTGTCCGCGATGGAGGGCGTGTTCGGCCGCGGCTACAAGGGCCCGGGGCACCCGCACACGAACATGTCCAAGGCCGCGCTGAACATGCTCACCCGCACCAGCTCGCAGGAGATGTTCGACGCCGACGCGATCCTGATGACCGCCGTGGACACCGGCTGGATCACCGACGAGCGCCCGCACGCGATGAAGCTGCGCCTGGCGCAGGAGGGCTTCCACGCCCCGCTCGACCTCTCCGACGGCGCCGCGCGGGTCTACCACCCGATCGTCGCCGGCGAGGCGGGCGAGGACCTGCACGGGGTGTTCCTCAAGGACTACGTCCCCGGCTCCTGGTAG
- a CDS encoding heme oxygenase (biliverdin-producing), translating to MTGTGTVPLSTSLRQATMDVHERAHHSTYMAALLGGHLPLDGYTLLAEQYGAIYGALEAASDALADDPVAGPFVIDELRRLPGLHADLDALDSGIPRILPATHAYVDRLRTAAGDPQLFVAHHYTRYLGDLAGGQMVGKLLDRTYGITGPGALFYDFATLGSPSKFRVRYRALLDAAPWDEVARARVAAEAVHAFELNIAVLGELADEVGVGLAA from the coding sequence GTGACGGGTACCGGGACCGTTCCGCTGTCGACCAGCCTGCGCCAGGCCACGATGGACGTCCACGAGCGGGCGCATCATTCGACCTACATGGCCGCCCTGCTGGGCGGGCACCTCCCGCTCGACGGCTACACGCTCCTCGCCGAGCAGTACGGCGCGATCTACGGCGCCCTGGAGGCCGCCTCGGACGCCCTGGCCGACGACCCGGTGGCCGGCCCGTTCGTGATCGACGAGCTGCGACGCCTGCCCGGCCTGCACGCCGACCTCGACGCGCTCGACAGCGGCATCCCGCGGATCCTGCCCGCGACGCACGCCTACGTGGATCGGTTGCGCACGGCCGCCGGAGACCCGCAGCTGTTCGTGGCCCACCACTACACCCGCTACCTCGGCGACCTGGCCGGTGGGCAGATGGTCGGGAAGCTGCTGGACCGCACCTACGGCATCACCGGTCCCGGCGCGCTGTTCTACGACTTCGCGACGCTGGGCAGCCCGTCGAAGTTCCGCGTCCGCTACCGCGCGCTGCTCGACGCCGCGCCGTGGGACGAGGTCGCCCGCGCCCGCGTCGCCGCCGAGGCGGTGCACGCGTTCGAGCTGAACATCGCCGTGCTCGGCGAGCTGGCCGACGAGGTCGGGGTCGGTCTGGCGGCCTGA
- a CDS encoding TetR/AcrR family transcriptional regulator: protein MPKVIGGSLVAHRGEVRARVFAALREQLYERGFASVTLSGIAADAGVGRSSIYNHFPDRQSLLVAFVEHEAERYVTDLDAGLQAAGSPTERLAVFARMQLQRLAEFHLPPGQALAGALDPSAYRRIAAHADPITGRLTAIVADGIAAGKMAGRDPDVLVAMVASALSARQIVDVPADELPASIESAVGIVRRMVSTEPGKG from the coding sequence GTGCCGAAGGTGATCGGTGGTTCGCTCGTCGCCCACCGCGGTGAGGTGCGCGCGCGGGTCTTCGCCGCCCTGCGCGAACAGCTCTACGAACGCGGCTTCGCCTCCGTGACGCTGTCCGGGATCGCCGCCGACGCCGGCGTCGGGCGCTCGTCGATCTACAACCACTTCCCGGACCGCCAGTCGCTGCTGGTCGCGTTCGTCGAGCACGAGGCGGAGCGCTACGTCACCGACCTCGACGCCGGGCTGCAGGCCGCCGGGTCACCCACCGAGCGCCTGGCCGTGTTCGCCCGGATGCAGCTGCAGCGCCTCGCCGAGTTCCACCTGCCGCCCGGGCAGGCCCTGGCCGGGGCGCTGGACCCGTCGGCCTACCGGCGGATCGCCGCGCACGCCGACCCGATCACCGGACGCCTGACCGCGATCGTCGCCGACGGTATCGCCGCCGGTAAGATGGCCGGTCGGGATCCGGACGTCCTGGTCGCGATGGTGGCCTCGGCGCTCTCGGCCCGCCAGATCGTGGATGTGCCTGCCGACGAGCTGCCGGCATCGATCGAGTCCGCGGTCGGGATCGTGCGCCGGATGGTGTCCACGGAGCCCGGTAAAGGCTAG
- a CDS encoding peroxiredoxin, translating to MALSAGDTIPDVTLMTMTADGPTPVQSSSVLGSGTVVLFGVPGAFTPACSDNHLPGYVLRADDLKAKGVDTVACIAVNDAFVMNAWGEARETGDTVLMLADGNADFAKAAGLELDGSGFGLGTRSQRYAAIIKDGVVTEIGVEDVPTNVTVSGVESVLEKL from the coding sequence GTGGCCCTCTCCGCCGGTGACACCATCCCCGACGTCACCCTCATGACCATGACCGCGGACGGCCCGACGCCCGTCCAGAGCAGCTCGGTGCTCGGCAGCGGCACCGTCGTGCTGTTCGGCGTGCCCGGAGCCTTCACCCCGGCATGCTCGGACAACCACCTGCCCGGCTACGTGCTGCGCGCCGACGACCTCAAGGCCAAGGGCGTCGACACCGTCGCCTGCATCGCCGTCAACGACGCGTTCGTCATGAACGCCTGGGGCGAGGCCCGCGAGACCGGTGACACGGTCCTGATGCTCGCCGACGGCAACGCCGACTTCGCCAAGGCCGCCGGCCTGGAGCTCGACGGTTCCGGCTTCGGCCTGGGCACCCGCTCGCAGCGCTACGCCGCGATCATCAAGGACGGCGTCGTCACGGAGATCGGTGTCGAGGACGTCCCGACGAACGTGACCGTCAGCGGCGTGGAGTCGGTGCTCGAGAAGCTCTGA
- a CDS encoding zinc ribbon domain-containing protein gives MATYRYRCETDGPRDVVRPIGTAEGTLDCPECGVAMPRVFAVPMLALGSSSARSLIERTERSRERPDVVSAPPPAARRGPAPSTNPAWSRLPRP, from the coding sequence ATGGCGACCTACCGGTACCGCTGCGAGACCGACGGCCCGCGTGACGTGGTCCGCCCGATCGGCACCGCCGAGGGCACACTGGACTGCCCGGAGTGCGGCGTCGCGATGCCGCGGGTGTTCGCGGTACCGATGCTCGCTCTCGGCTCCTCCTCGGCGCGGTCGCTGATCGAGCGCACCGAACGCTCCCGGGAACGTCCGGACGTCGTGTCCGCACCTCCTCCCGCGGCGCGTCGGGGACCCGCTCCGTCGACGAACCCGGCGTGGTCGCGCCTGCCCCGCCCCTGA
- the fmdA gene encoding formamidase — MPELVFPLDSTKTFTDQRIVGHNRWHPDVPAQVHVKPGDSFRVHCREWFDGAIHNDDSAEDILNAPLNGVHVLSGPIAVEGVKPGDLLVVDILDVGPIPQEDSGPLAGQGWGYTGVFATENGGGFLTEQFPDAYKVIWDFTGGTATSRHVPGVSFTGIVHPGLMGTAPSADLLSRWNAREQALIDTDPQRVPPLALPPLADSAILGSLTGADFDRAAAEAARTAPPRENGGNQDIKNLTKGTRIFYPVFVDGANLSVGDLHFSQGDGEITFCGAIEMGGFIDLHVDVIRGGMDTYGVGENAIFMPGNTDPQYSQWLAFSGTSVTLDGEQRYLDSHLSYQRACLHAIDYLTAFGYSPIQAYMILGAAPIEGRLSGVVDIPNSCSTVYIPTAIFDFDVRPGPNGPHKIDPGQGVPKASF; from the coding sequence GTGCCCGAGCTCGTGTTCCCCCTGGACTCCACGAAGACCTTCACCGACCAGCGGATCGTCGGTCACAACCGATGGCATCCGGACGTCCCGGCCCAGGTGCACGTCAAGCCGGGCGACTCGTTCCGGGTGCACTGCCGGGAGTGGTTCGACGGCGCCATCCACAACGACGACTCCGCCGAGGACATCCTCAACGCCCCGCTGAACGGCGTGCACGTGCTGTCCGGGCCGATCGCCGTCGAGGGCGTGAAGCCCGGTGACCTGCTGGTCGTCGACATCCTCGACGTCGGCCCGATCCCGCAGGAGGACTCCGGCCCACTGGCCGGGCAGGGCTGGGGCTACACCGGGGTGTTCGCGACCGAGAACGGCGGCGGGTTCCTGACCGAGCAGTTCCCGGACGCCTACAAGGTGATCTGGGACTTCACCGGCGGCACCGCGACGTCGCGGCACGTGCCGGGGGTGTCGTTCACCGGGATCGTGCATCCCGGACTGATGGGCACCGCGCCGTCGGCCGACCTGCTCAGCCGCTGGAACGCCCGCGAGCAGGCGCTGATCGACACCGACCCGCAACGGGTCCCGCCGCTCGCCCTACCCCCGCTGGCCGACTCCGCGATCCTCGGGTCGCTGACCGGCGCCGACTTCGACCGGGCCGCGGCGGAGGCCGCCCGCACCGCCCCGCCGCGGGAGAACGGCGGCAACCAGGACATCAAGAACCTGACGAAGGGGACCCGGATCTTCTACCCCGTCTTCGTCGACGGGGCGAACCTCTCGGTCGGCGACCTGCACTTCTCCCAGGGCGACGGCGAGATCACCTTCTGCGGCGCGATCGAGATGGGCGGGTTCATCGACCTGCACGTCGACGTCATCCGCGGCGGGATGGACACCTACGGCGTCGGTGAGAACGCGATCTTCATGCCGGGCAACACCGACCCGCAGTACAGCCAGTGGCTCGCGTTCTCCGGCACGTCGGTGACCCTGGACGGTGAGCAGCGCTACCTCGACTCGCACCTGTCCTACCAGCGCGCCTGCCTGCACGCGATCGACTACCTGACCGCGTTCGGCTACAGCCCGATCCAGGCGTACATGATCCTGGGCGCCGCCCCGATCGAGGGCCGACTCTCCGGCGTCGTCGACATCCCGAACAGCTGCTCCACGGTCTACATCCCCACCGCGATCTTCGACTTCGACGTCCGCCCCGGCCCGAACGGCCCGCACAAGATCGACCCCGGCCAGGGCGTCCCGAAGGCGAGCTTCTGA